The following proteins come from a genomic window of Methylorubrum populi:
- the flgK gene encoding flagellar hook-associated protein FlgK, translated as MGLTLALNTARASLLATSNQIAVSARNVAGANDPGYSRKIASLVAGSAGGATVTITRAGDPALYARTLAASSDAARGDALLTGLTKLAQTIGDTDDPTAPAARLSTFKAALQAAANQPDNPQLARDAVEAAKALAGSLNQAADTVHAARAEADAGIADSVDRINDLLVRFDAANRAVVKLTALGADATDALDDRDRILTALSSEIGVTAVNREGGDMALYTDGGVTLFERGPRTVAFSPTSTFVAGTVGGTVTIDGVPVTGSASPMPLASGRIAGLASLRDGAALSYEAQLDALAGGLIGTFAEKDAVPPYGASLSGLFTAGARATLPDGTAAGRNGLAAAIAINAAVDPAQGGDLTLLRSGGMNGSDYADPGAAGDAAYSGRLRDLVTALSAPQPVDPALGLGTASSLTDLAAASAGWLEAQRKDATTNASYQKTLLSRANEALSNTAGVNGDDETALALQLERSYSASAKLISVVNDLLKTLLDAVR; from the coding sequence TACTCGCGCAAGATCGCGTCGCTGGTCGCCGGAAGCGCGGGCGGCGCCACGGTGACGATCACCCGCGCGGGCGATCCGGCGCTCTATGCCCGCACGCTCGCGGCCTCGTCCGACGCCGCCCGCGGCGACGCGCTGCTGACCGGCCTGACGAAGCTCGCGCAGACCATCGGCGACACCGACGACCCGACCGCGCCCGCCGCACGGCTCTCGACGTTCAAGGCCGCTCTCCAGGCCGCCGCCAACCAGCCCGACAACCCGCAGCTCGCCCGCGACGCGGTCGAGGCGGCCAAGGCGCTCGCCGGAAGCCTGAACCAAGCGGCGGATACGGTCCACGCGGCCCGGGCGGAGGCCGATGCCGGCATCGCCGACTCGGTGGACCGCATCAACGATCTCCTCGTCCGGTTCGACGCGGCGAACCGCGCCGTCGTCAAGCTGACGGCGCTGGGCGCTGACGCCACCGACGCGCTCGACGACCGCGACCGCATCCTGACCGCGCTCTCGAGCGAGATCGGCGTCACCGCCGTGAATCGCGAGGGCGGCGACATGGCGCTCTACACCGATGGCGGCGTCACCCTGTTCGAGCGCGGTCCCCGGACGGTGGCGTTCTCCCCCACCTCCACGTTCGTCGCCGGCACCGTCGGGGGCACCGTGACGATCGACGGCGTGCCGGTGACCGGGTCCGCCTCGCCGATGCCGCTCGCCTCCGGGCGGATCGCCGGGCTCGCGAGCCTGCGCGACGGGGCGGCGCTGAGCTACGAGGCGCAGCTCGACGCGCTGGCCGGCGGCCTGATCGGGACCTTCGCCGAGAAGGATGCCGTGCCGCCCTACGGCGCATCGCTGAGCGGCCTGTTCACCGCGGGTGCCCGCGCGACCCTTCCCGACGGCACCGCCGCCGGTCGCAACGGCCTCGCGGCCGCGATCGCGATCAACGCCGCCGTCGATCCCGCCCAGGGCGGCGATCTCACCCTGCTGCGCAGCGGCGGCATGAACGGCAGCGACTACGCCGATCCCGGGGCGGCCGGGGACGCGGCCTATTCCGGCCGCCTGCGCGACCTCGTCACGGCGCTCTCCGCCCCGCAGCCCGTCGATCCGGCGCTCGGCCTCGGCACGGCCTCCAGCCTGACCGACCTTGCCGCCGCCTCCGCGGGATGGCTCGAGGCGCAGCGCAAGGACGCGACGACCAACGCCTCCTATCAGAAGACCCTGCTGAGCCGCGCCAACGAGGCGCTCTCGAACACGGCGGGCGTCAACGGCGACGACGAGACCGCCCTCGCGCTGCAGCTGGAGCGCTCCTACAGCGCCTCGGCCAAGCTCATCTCGGTCGTCAACGACCTTCTCAAGACCCTCCTCGACGCGGTGCGGTGA
- a CDS encoding flagellar hook-associated family protein, giving the protein MMTTGFISSLNLWNAPRTGVSRLQSDLATATKEISTGRFADIGATLGGGVSGAFGLRGQNAVLASLTQSNAAASARLEATQSALQEIQSAAEATLNELTALPAEQRGAQAAESAHTRLAALAGALNTSAGGQFVFGGTNSATAPLTPYEGNPTSPAKAAVEDAFTRFFGFAPGSPAASGITPSEIKGFIDGMLTGRFTEVNWSRTWSAASSRTIDSQISLTETVTTSVSANAEPFRQLGMAYVIASALGLSDLSQAAQTVATGTVMDLLGKATRSLTTMRADLGRTQSQITEANGRMAKQTALLTGQIRDLESVDPAEAKSRVDAITTQMQMSYGLTAQLRSLSLINFIS; this is encoded by the coding sequence ATGATGACGACGGGCTTCATCTCGAGCCTCAACCTCTGGAACGCGCCGCGCACCGGCGTCTCGCGTCTTCAGTCCGATCTCGCGACCGCGACCAAGGAGATCAGCACCGGCCGCTTCGCCGATATCGGGGCGACGCTCGGCGGCGGCGTGTCCGGAGCCTTCGGGCTGCGCGGGCAGAACGCCGTGCTCGCCTCGCTGACCCAGAGCAACGCCGCGGCCTCGGCCCGGCTCGAGGCCACGCAGAGCGCGCTTCAGGAGATCCAATCCGCAGCGGAGGCGACCCTCAACGAACTCACGGCGCTGCCCGCCGAACAGCGTGGCGCCCAGGCCGCGGAATCCGCGCACACCCGTCTCGCCGCGCTCGCCGGCGCCCTCAACACCAGCGCGGGCGGCCAGTTCGTGTTCGGCGGCACCAACAGCGCGACGGCCCCTCTGACGCCCTACGAGGGCAACCCGACCTCGCCCGCGAAGGCGGCGGTCGAGGACGCCTTCACGCGCTTCTTCGGCTTCGCCCCCGGGAGTCCGGCCGCGTCCGGCATCACGCCGAGCGAGATCAAGGGCTTCATCGACGGGATGCTCACCGGGCGGTTCACGGAGGTGAACTGGAGCCGGACGTGGTCGGCAGCGTCGAGCCGGACGATCGACAGCCAGATCTCGCTCACCGAGACCGTCACCACCTCGGTGAGCGCCAATGCCGAGCCGTTCCGCCAGCTCGGCATGGCCTACGTCATCGCCTCGGCGCTCGGCCTGTCGGACCTGTCGCAGGCGGCGCAAACCGTGGCCACGGGCACGGTGATGGACCTGCTCGGCAAGGCCACCCGGAGCCTCACGACGATGCGGGCCGATCTCGGACGCACCCAGAGCCAGATCACGGAGGCGAACGGGCGCATGGCCAAGCAGACCGCGCTGCTGACCGGGCAGATCCGGGACCTGGAGAGCGTCGATCCAGCGGAGGCCAAGTCCCGCGTCGACGCCATCACGACCCAGATGCAGATGTCCTACGGGCTGACCGCGCAGCTGCGCAGCCTCAGCCTGATCAACTTCATCTCCTGA
- the flaF gene encoding flagellar biosynthesis regulator FlaF, translating to MYRLSYAEIMEDAPDLGRERERAAFDRALGLLRSAEARGPAAGSERNAAVGSIQDLWNVLIADLLDAENALPEALRADLVAIGLWNMREAGAVLNSPERSLAALIEVNTSIRDGLQ from the coding sequence ATGTATCGCCTATCCTATGCCGAGATCATGGAAGACGCGCCCGACCTCGGTCGCGAGCGCGAGCGCGCGGCGTTCGACCGGGCACTCGGCCTGCTGCGCTCGGCCGAGGCGCGCGGACCCGCGGCCGGTTCGGAGCGGAACGCCGCGGTCGGATCGATCCAGGATCTCTGGAACGTGCTGATCGCCGACCTTCTCGACGCCGAGAACGCGCTTCCGGAGGCCCTGCGCGCCGATCTCGTCGCCATCGGACTGTGGAACATGCGCGAGGCCGGGGCGGTGCTGAACTCGCCCGAGCGCAGCCTCGCGGCCCTGATCGAGGTCAACACCTCGATCCGCGACGGATTGCAGTGA
- the flbT gene encoding flagellar biosynthesis repressor FlbT — translation MHLSLKAGERVYINGAVVRVDRKVALELMNDATFLLEGHVLQAEEATTPLRQLYFAAQTMLIAPTQAGAARALYARIEEGIFAATTEPGIRDGLAAAHALVEAGRAFEALKLIRGLYPAEAELLGAAGPLPEVPPAALVPPTRSGPRRRSPPRARPALPSDKA, via the coding sequence ATGCATCTGAGCCTGAAAGCGGGCGAGCGCGTCTACATCAACGGCGCGGTGGTGCGCGTCGACCGCAAGGTCGCGCTCGAACTGATGAACGACGCGACCTTCCTGCTGGAGGGTCACGTTCTCCAGGCGGAGGAGGCGACGACGCCGCTGCGCCAGCTCTACTTCGCGGCCCAGACCATGCTGATCGCGCCCACCCAGGCCGGCGCGGCCCGGGCGCTCTACGCCCGGATCGAGGAGGGAATCTTCGCCGCCACCACGGAGCCCGGCATCCGCGACGGGTTGGCGGCGGCGCACGCCCTGGTCGAGGCCGGCCGCGCCTTCGAGGCGCTCAAGCTGATCCGCGGTCTCTACCCGGCCGAGGCCGAACTGCTCGGCGCCGCGGGCCCCCTCCCCGAGGTCCCGCCCGCCGCCCTCGTTCCGCCGACCCGATCCGGCCCCCGCCGTCGGTCCCCGCCGCGGGCCCGGCCGGCACTCCCCTCCGACAAGGCCTGA
- the flgD gene encoding flagellar hook assembly protein FlgD, whose translation MDVTSTGATTGTTTAAAAKAATSVAAKMNADTFLQLLMAQLQNQDPTKPMDSTEYVGQLATFSQVEQATKTNQKLDSLLTSSFLNQADAIIGRTLTSADGLTTGTVQSVRVTGDGVVAKLTDGREMLLASGISIS comes from the coding sequence ATGGACGTCACCAGCACCGGCGCGACGACCGGCACCACCACTGCCGCGGCGGCGAAGGCGGCGACGTCAGTCGCCGCCAAGATGAACGCCGACACCTTCCTGCAGCTGCTGATGGCGCAGCTTCAGAACCAGGATCCGACGAAGCCGATGGACTCGACGGAGTATGTCGGCCAGCTCGCCACGTTCTCGCAGGTCGAGCAGGCCACCAAGACCAACCAGAAGCTCGATTCGCTGCTGACCTCCAGCTTCCTGAACCAGGCCGACGCGATTATCGGGCGGACCCTCACCTCGGCGGACGGGCTGACGACCGGCACCGTGCAATCGGTGCGGGTCACCGGCGACGGCGTCGTCGCCAAGCTCACCGACGGTCGTGAAATGCTGCTCGCCTCCGGCATCTCGATCAGCTAG
- a CDS encoding flagellar biosynthetic protein FliQ — translation MNEVDALELVRSAIWTVLAAAGPSVGAAMLVGIAVALLQALTQVQEVTLTFVPKIVAILLVMLVTGTFVGSQIYAFAEMTYGRIATGF, via the coding sequence ATGAACGAGGTCGACGCCCTCGAACTCGTCCGCTCCGCGATCTGGACGGTGCTGGCCGCCGCCGGTCCCTCGGTCGGCGCGGCGATGCTGGTCGGCATCGCGGTCGCCCTGCTGCAGGCGCTGACGCAGGTTCAGGAGGTGACGCTCACCTTCGTCCCGAAGATCGTCGCGATCCTGCTGGTGATGCTGGTGACCGGCACCTTCGTCGGCTCGCAGATCTACGCGTTCGCCGAGATGACCTACGGGCGGATCGCAACGGGGTTCTGA
- a CDS encoding methyl-accepting chemotaxis protein: protein MRILDNARLIFKAAAPIILAISVSIGLIFYAYTTISGLSVQMRQIVDVQVKRLEGMLSLRVYANEASIVIRNIILETRQAEMDGYKKRYDAAVVAQSKIVGQLLALSDGPERRRANEEIREISETLRSANDRVIQLGLKNENEAATKVLFNDASVARAKLRDVIQSRIDLLTAELAEARDGAEQAASRSSMILSIASAIGILATLFLAGIITIFGITRPLASLVAVLQRMAQGEIDATIREAARGDEIGAVGRAVEGIKTMVAQKAAEQAEMRRIADEAAAAERRRTMIELADGFERAVGGIVGRVSSSATELQATAQQMSSTATETANQSGTVAAAAEEAASNVGTVAAAAEELGASVQEIGRQVQGSAGLAQNAVAEADQTGQLVRELSRTSARIGDMVSMISNIASQTNLLALNATIEAARAGEAGRGFAVVATEVKELASQTARVTEEIAGQIGEIQGVTERAVSAIGSITGRIGEINAVAATIAAAVEQQGAATQEIVRNVAQASTGTTEVTRNVVGLAQASEEAGAAASQVLAAASELSRESEHLTGEVDRFLATVRAA, encoded by the coding sequence ATGCGAATATTAGACAATGCGCGACTGATCTTCAAAGCAGCCGCACCCATTATCCTTGCTATTTCAGTATCAATCGGGCTGATTTTCTACGCCTATACGACGATTAGCGGCCTGTCCGTGCAGATGAGGCAGATCGTCGATGTTCAAGTCAAGCGGCTCGAAGGCATGCTGTCGCTGCGAGTCTATGCCAACGAAGCCAGTATCGTGATCCGCAACATCATCCTTGAGACGCGCCAAGCGGAAATGGACGGCTATAAGAAGCGATATGACGCGGCCGTCGTGGCGCAGTCGAAGATCGTGGGTCAGCTGCTTGCCCTGTCCGACGGCCCCGAGCGGCGAAGGGCGAATGAGGAGATTCGTGAGATCTCCGAGACCCTGCGCTCCGCCAATGATCGCGTCATCCAACTCGGTCTCAAGAACGAGAACGAAGCGGCGACGAAGGTCCTGTTCAACGATGCATCAGTGGCCCGTGCCAAGCTGCGCGACGTCATCCAATCGCGGATCGATCTGCTGACGGCGGAACTCGCCGAGGCGCGGGACGGGGCCGAGCAGGCCGCGAGCCGGTCGAGCATGATCCTCAGCATCGCGTCGGCGATCGGCATCCTCGCCACCCTGTTTCTCGCGGGCATCATCACGATTTTCGGCATTACCCGACCTCTGGCGAGCCTCGTCGCCGTGCTTCAGCGCATGGCCCAGGGGGAGATCGATGCGACGATCCGCGAGGCGGCGCGGGGCGACGAGATCGGCGCGGTCGGCCGGGCAGTCGAGGGGATCAAGACGATGGTCGCGCAGAAGGCGGCGGAGCAGGCCGAGATGCGCCGCATCGCCGACGAGGCCGCCGCTGCCGAGCGCCGCCGCACCATGATCGAACTTGCCGACGGCTTCGAGCGCGCGGTCGGCGGTATCGTCGGCCGGGTGTCGTCCTCGGCGACCGAGCTTCAGGCCACCGCGCAGCAGATGTCCTCGACCGCCACGGAGACGGCGAACCAGTCGGGCACCGTCGCCGCGGCGGCGGAAGAGGCGGCGAGCAATGTCGGCACCGTGGCGGCCGCGGCCGAGGAGCTCGGCGCCTCCGTCCAGGAGATCGGACGGCAGGTCCAGGGTTCCGCCGGGCTCGCGCAGAACGCCGTCGCTGAGGCGGACCAGACCGGACAGCTCGTGCGCGAACTCAGCCGCACCTCCGCCCGTATCGGCGACATGGTGAGCATGATCTCCAACATCGCCTCGCAGACGAACCTGCTCGCCCTCAACGCCACGATCGAGGCGGCGCGCGCGGGCGAGGCGGGACGCGGCTTCGCCGTCGTGGCGACGGAGGTGAAGGAACTCGCCAGCCAGACCGCCCGCGTGACGGAGGAGATCGCCGGCCAGATCGGTGAGATCCAGGGCGTCACCGAACGCGCCGTCTCGGCCATCGGTTCGATCACCGGGCGCATCGGCGAGATCAACGCCGTCGCCGCGACCATCGCGGCCGCGGTCGAGCAGCAGGGCGCGGCCACCCAGGAGATCGTGCGCAACGTCGCCCAGGCCTCGACCGGGACGACCGAGGTGACCCGCAACGTCGTGGGACTGGCGCAGGCCTCCGAGGAGGCCGGGGCGGCGGCGAGTCAGGTGCTCGCGGCGGCCTCCGAGCTGTCGCGCGAGTCGGAGCACCTCACCGGTGAGGTCGATCGCTTCCTTGCCACCGTCCGGGCGGCCTGA
- the flhA gene encoding flagellar biosynthesis protein FlhA, whose translation MAVSEALVLEKRSRRDFGFAAGIVAILAVLFLPVPAVLIDVGLAFSIALSVLILMVALWIQKPLEFSAFPTVLLIATLLRLALGIATTRLILANGQKGVDAAGHVIQGFSQFVMSGDFVIGIVVFVILITVNFLVITKGATRIAEVGARFTLDAIPGKQMAIDADLNAGLIDDKEAQRRRRELEEESAFFGSMDGASKFVRGEAVASLIVIAVNVFGGVIIGTTRHGMPLGQAADVFVKLSVGDGLVSQIPALIVSLAAGLLVSKGGTRGAAEEAVLGQLSAYPRALLVAAALMLMFAVVPGLPFLPFVALSGLMGFVAITIPKRRAAQAALAAAKAKREEEVKQAEVKDSVKEQLRTPEIELCLGRQVAAQIQGSHAELHHRVAKMRRKFARQYGFVVPDIKLTDSLNLPPKTYQIRIHGTVAATQEMRPGELLVVVGDGPRPDVPAEEVREPAFGMKALWIVDAYAGEIRRSGFEAIDGASVLLTHLSEVIRNNLPQFLSYKDMRALLDRLDPEYKRLIDEICPSQISHSGLQAVLKLLLSERVSIRNLHLILEAVAEITPHARRAEQIAEHVRMRVAQQICGDLAEDGVLHVLRLGANWDLTFHQSLKRDAKGEVIEFDIDPRLVEQFGAEAGEAIRERMRQVHGFALVTAPDARPYVRMIIERIYPTLPVLSHLEIARGVEIKSLGTIS comes from the coding sequence ATGGCGGTGAGCGAAGCGCTCGTCCTGGAAAAGCGGTCGCGGCGCGACTTCGGGTTCGCCGCCGGCATCGTCGCGATCCTGGCGGTGCTGTTCCTGCCGGTTCCGGCAGTGCTGATCGATGTCGGGCTCGCTTTCTCGATCGCGCTCTCGGTGTTGATCCTGATGGTGGCGCTCTGGATTCAGAAGCCGCTCGAATTCTCCGCCTTTCCCACCGTGCTGCTGATCGCGACGCTGCTGCGGCTGGCGCTCGGCATCGCCACGACGCGGCTTATCCTGGCCAACGGCCAGAAGGGCGTGGACGCCGCCGGCCACGTCATCCAGGGCTTCTCGCAATTCGTGATGAGCGGCGATTTCGTGATCGGAATCGTCGTCTTCGTGATCCTGATCACGGTCAACTTCCTCGTCATCACCAAGGGCGCGACCCGTATCGCCGAGGTCGGCGCCCGCTTCACCCTCGACGCCATCCCCGGCAAGCAGATGGCGATCGACGCCGATCTCAATGCCGGGCTGATCGACGACAAGGAGGCGCAGCGCCGCCGCCGGGAGCTGGAGGAGGAGAGCGCGTTCTTCGGTTCGATGGACGGCGCCTCGAAATTCGTGCGCGGCGAGGCGGTGGCCTCGCTCATCGTCATCGCCGTCAACGTGTTCGGCGGCGTCATCATCGGCACGACGCGCCACGGCATGCCGCTCGGCCAGGCCGCGGACGTGTTCGTCAAGCTGTCGGTGGGCGACGGCCTCGTCTCGCAGATCCCGGCGCTGATCGTCTCGCTCGCCGCCGGCCTCCTCGTTTCCAAGGGCGGCACCCGCGGCGCGGCGGAAGAGGCCGTGCTCGGCCAGCTCAGCGCCTATCCCCGTGCGCTCCTCGTCGCCGCGGCCCTGATGCTGATGTTCGCGGTCGTCCCGGGACTGCCGTTCCTGCCCTTCGTCGCACTCTCGGGCCTGATGGGCTTCGTCGCCATCACCATCCCGAAGCGCCGCGCCGCCCAGGCCGCCCTCGCCGCGGCGAAGGCCAAGCGCGAGGAGGAGGTCAAGCAGGCCGAGGTCAAGGATTCGGTCAAGGAGCAGCTGCGCACGCCGGAGATCGAACTCTGCCTCGGCCGTCAGGTCGCCGCGCAGATCCAGGGCAGCCACGCCGAGCTGCACCATCGCGTGGCCAAGATGCGCCGCAAGTTCGCGCGCCAGTACGGCTTCGTCGTCCCCGACATCAAGCTCACCGACAGCCTCAACCTGCCGCCCAAGACCTACCAGATCCGCATCCACGGCACGGTCGCCGCGACGCAGGAGATGCGGCCGGGCGAGCTGCTCGTCGTCGTCGGCGACGGGCCGCGCCCCGACGTGCCGGCGGAAGAAGTGCGCGAGCCGGCCTTCGGCATGAAGGCGCTGTGGATCGTCGACGCCTATGCCGGCGAGATCCGCCGCTCCGGCTTCGAGGCGATCGACGGCGCCTCGGTGCTGCTGACCCACCTCTCCGAGGTGATCCGCAACAACCTGCCCCAGTTCCTCTCCTACAAGGACATGCGGGCGCTGCTCGACCGGCTCGACCCCGAATACAAGCGGCTGATCGACGAGATCTGTCCCTCGCAGATCTCGCATTCCGGCCTTCAGGCGGTGCTGAAGCTGCTGCTCTCCGAGCGGGTCTCGATCCGCAACCTGCACCTGATCCTGGAGGCGGTGGCCGAGATCACCCCGCATGCCCGCCGCGCCGAGCAGATCGCCGAGCACGTGCGCATGCGCGTCGCCCAGCAGATCTGCGGCGACCTCGCCGAGGACGGGGTGCTGCACGTGCTGCGGCTCGGCGCCAACTGGGACCTCACCTTCCACCAGAGCCTGAAGCGCGACGCCAAGGGCGAGGTCATCGAGTTCGACATCGATCCGCGTCTCGTCGAGCAGTTCGGCGCGGAAGCCGGCGAGGCGATCCGCGAGCGGATGCGGCAGGTCCACGGCTTCGCCCTCGTCACCGCCCCCGACGCGCGGCCCTACGTGCGGATGATCATCGAGCGCATCTACCCGACGCTGCCCGTCCTCTCGCATCTGGAGATCGCCCGCGGCGTCGAGATCAAGTCGCTGGGCACCATCTCGTGA
- the fliR gene encoding flagellar biosynthesis protein FliR — protein sequence MIPGVTSLFGGDAFLATFLIFCRIGGCLLIVPGFSSPRVPAQVRLLIAGGVSLAVTPLLLPLFQGRLPGQAPTESLVWIASESVTGLLIGLLGRIFVFVLETVMNAVSTMVGFGSMPGTPVEGTDAIPAVESLIVFSAIALMFAADLHWELLRGLVDSYSRIPPGEGFGTQTALVRIADQIGEAFSLALRIAAPFIIYAVAVNLAAGFVNKLTPTIPVYFIATPFVMFGALILLYYLSSEFMTQFLAGYLAWLRKG from the coding sequence GTGATTCCGGGCGTCACCAGCCTATTCGGCGGCGACGCCTTCCTCGCCACCTTCCTGATCTTCTGCCGCATTGGCGGCTGCCTGCTGATCGTGCCCGGCTTCTCAAGCCCGCGCGTGCCGGCGCAGGTGCGCCTGTTGATCGCCGGCGGCGTCTCGCTCGCCGTCACGCCGCTGCTGCTGCCGCTGTTCCAGGGCCGGCTTCCGGGTCAGGCACCGACGGAATCCCTCGTCTGGATCGCCAGCGAGTCGGTGACGGGGCTCCTCATCGGCCTGCTCGGACGCATCTTCGTCTTCGTCCTGGAGACGGTGATGAACGCGGTCTCGACCATGGTCGGATTCGGCTCGATGCCGGGCACGCCGGTCGAGGGCACGGACGCGATCCCCGCGGTCGAGTCGCTCATCGTGTTCAGCGCGATCGCGCTGATGTTCGCCGCCGACCTGCACTGGGAGCTGCTGCGCGGACTGGTCGATTCCTATTCGCGCATCCCGCCGGGCGAGGGCTTCGGCACCCAGACGGCGCTGGTGCGGATCGCCGACCAGATCGGTGAGGCCTTCTCCCTGGCCCTGCGGATCGCCGCGCCCTTCATCATCTACGCCGTGGCGGTGAACCTTGCCGCCGGTTTCGTGAACAAGCTGACGCCGACGATCCCGGTCTACTTCATCGCCACGCCCTTCGTGATGTTCGGCGCACTGATCCTGCTCTACTACCTCTCCAGCGAGTTCATGACGCAGTTCCTCGCCGGCTATCTCGCCTGGCTGCGCAAGGGCTGA
- a CDS encoding rod-binding protein, with protein sequence MSISPPSDIVMDVARAADPARYQEAAAKLSQPGDPAAFASAADEAAREAGLSTHLPLDVHGALTGLKNDTARNAAADPYRKFEGQVIQQFVEAMLPKAETVFGKGNAGGIWKSMLSEQIGQQIAKTGGIGIARMLNASHPTGTTAPPTGTGVAGKV encoded by the coding sequence ATGAGCATCTCCCCCCCTTCCGACATCGTCATGGATGTGGCCCGCGCCGCCGATCCGGCCCGCTATCAGGAAGCGGCGGCCAAGCTGTCGCAGCCCGGTGACCCGGCCGCCTTCGCCAGCGCCGCCGACGAGGCGGCGCGCGAGGCGGGCCTGAGCACGCACCTGCCGCTCGACGTCCACGGGGCGCTCACGGGCCTGAAGAACGACACCGCCCGCAACGCCGCCGCGGACCCCTACCGGAAGTTCGAGGGGCAGGTGATCCAGCAATTCGTCGAGGCGATGCTGCCCAAGGCCGAGACCGTGTTCGGCAAGGGCAATGCCGGCGGCATCTGGAAGTCGATGCTCTCCGAGCAGATCGGGCAGCAGATCGCCAAGACCGGCGGCATCGGCATCGCCCGCATGCTCAACGCGTCCCATCCCACCGGTACGACGGCGCCCCCCACGGGCACCGGCGTCGCGGGCAAGGTCTGA
- a CDS encoding flagellar protein FlgN, whose translation MLLESLKRLEATVEAETEALAANAPLDLDAVNRAKSRSLLELTRLARAVDVAALDAETGIVLARLREKLVRNQEAVALHLRAVEEVGATLQASLQAAESDGTYSARVSAPSGRD comes from the coding sequence ATGCTGCTCGAATCCCTCAAACGCCTCGAAGCGACCGTGGAGGCCGAGACCGAGGCGCTCGCCGCCAACGCTCCCCTCGATCTCGATGCGGTCAACCGGGCCAAGAGCCGGAGCCTCCTGGAGCTCACCCGTCTCGCCCGCGCCGTCGATGTCGCGGCCCTCGACGCCGAGACCGGCATCGTGCTGGCGCGCCTGCGCGAAAAGCTGGTGCGCAACCAAGAGGCGGTCGCCTTGCACCTGCGGGCTGTGGAGGAGGTCGGCGCGACGCTCCAGGCCAGCCTCCAGGCGGCGGAATCCGACGGCACCTATTCCGCGCGCGTGTCCGCGCCGTCGGGGCGCGACTGA
- a CDS encoding dihydrodipicolinate synthase family protein: MSPFTGLSAFPITPASPDGRVDPAALRALIARLVNAGVDSIGLLGSTGTYAYLSRDERRRAVEAALDEAGGRVPVIVGIGALRTDEAVALAQDARAAGAAAGLLAAMSYTPLTDDEVFEHVSAVAAGSRLPICIYDNPGTTHFRFTPSLVGRLAQVSGIHALKSPAPDPDAVAGHLDALRRAVPADFRLGYSGDWNAAEALLAGGEAWYSVAAGLFPEPCLAILRAAQAGDAARARALNARMQPLWDLFREFTSLRVVYAAVDHLGLCRADPPRPILPLPETLRIRVADVVDRLGLA; encoded by the coding sequence ATGTCCCCCTTCACCGGCCTGTCCGCCTTTCCCATCACCCCCGCCTCGCCCGACGGCCGCGTCGATCCGGCGGCCCTGCGCGCGCTGATCGCTCGGCTCGTGAACGCGGGCGTGGATTCGATCGGACTTCTCGGCAGCACCGGCACCTACGCCTACCTGTCCCGCGACGAGCGCCGCCGTGCCGTCGAGGCCGCCCTGGACGAAGCCGGCGGTCGTGTACCGGTCATCGTCGGCATCGGGGCTCTGCGCACGGACGAGGCGGTCGCCCTGGCGCAAGATGCGCGGGCGGCGGGCGCCGCAGCGGGACTCCTGGCCGCGATGTCCTACACGCCGCTGACCGACGACGAGGTGTTCGAGCACGTCTCCGCGGTGGCGGCGGGCAGCAGGCTGCCGATCTGCATCTACGACAATCCCGGCACCACGCATTTCCGGTTCACGCCCTCATTGGTCGGGCGGCTGGCACAGGTGTCCGGTATCCATGCGCTCAAGAGCCCGGCCCCGGACCCCGACGCGGTGGCCGGCCATCTCGACGCCCTGCGCCGGGCGGTGCCCGCCGATTTCCGGCTCGGCTATAGCGGTGACTGGAACGCAGCGGAGGCGCTGCTCGCCGGCGGCGAGGCTTGGTACAGCGTTGCGGCCGGACTGTTCCCGGAACCCTGCCTCGCGATCCTGCGGGCCGCGCAGGCCGGGGACGCCGCGCGGGCGCGGGCGCTCAACGCGCGGATGCAGCCGCTCTGGGACCTCTTCAGGGAGTTCACCAGCCTCCGGGTCGTCTACGCGGCGGTCGACCATCTCGGCCTGTGCCGAGCTGATCCGCCCCGGCCGATCCTGCCGCTCCCGGAAACCCTCCGGATCCGGGTGGCGGATGTCGTGGACCGTCTCGGGCTCGCCTGA